Proteins from a genomic interval of Gadus morhua chromosome 19, gadMor3.0, whole genome shotgun sequence:
- the LOC115532113 gene encoding sorting nexin-18 produces the protein MALKARVLYDFSSENPGEISIAENELVTLYTEEEFDGWFEGENHRGEAGLFPATYVEIIRSDVSPNNNNNGPSTGFESQSQSQYDTSARSSAVDISKASPPPLAAYPTPAQQPPQRGSYQTSQGSDDDWDDDWDDQSTATEDTASVASGRPSTYTVTTSLPGPGGHSGQQAKSSATVGRNLNRFSTFVKSGGEAFLLGEAAAFVKDGDRICVVMGQCGPEWQKNPYPFSCAIDDPKKQTKFKGMKSYMSYGLTPTLTNVQVNRRYKHFDWLYARLVERFPVISVPHLPEKQATGRFEEDFITKRRKGLIWWMNHMSSHPVLGRCDVFQHFLTCGADEKAWKLGKRRAERDEMVGANFFLTISPPVVPLDLQEVESKIEGFKSFTKRLDENIVVVNTTINEFARKQITGFKKEYQRVGQSFRLLGQAFEMDQQAYSAGLNQALAYTGEAYETIGEYFAEQPRQDLDPISDLLDLYRGHLANYPDIIHVQKGALTKVKDCQKSDADLHNRCNIISCATLAEVQHFHRTRVRDFRSQMQHHLSQQILFFQKITAKLQEALQKYDE, from the exons ATGGCGTTAAAGGCGAGAGTTCTGTACGACTTCAGCTCGGAGAACCCGGGGGAGATCTCTATCGCCGAGAACGAGCTGGTTACTTTATACACCGAAGAGGAGTTCGACGGCTGGTTCGAGGGGGAAAACCACCGAGGAGAGGCCGGCCTGTTCCCGGCCACATACGTGGAAATCATCCGATCCGACGTGTCTcccaacaacaataataacggCCCCTCGACGGGCTTCgagtcccagtcccagtcccagtacGACACCTCGGCCCGCTCCAGCGCAGTGGACATCAGCAAagcctccccgccccccctcgcCGCCTACCCGACCCCGGCCCAGCAGCCCCCTCAGCGGGGTAGCTACCAGACCAGCCAGGGCAGTGATGATGACTGGGACGACGACTGGGATGACCAGTCTACTGCGACGGAGGACACGGCCAGTGTGGCCAGTGGCCGGCCCTCCACCTACACGGTGACCACTTCACTGCCCGGACCGGGGGGGCACTCGGGGCAACAGGCCAAAAGCTCCGCAACAGTTGGCCGGAACCTCAACCGCTTCTCCACCTTCGTCAAGTCTGGAGGAGAGGCGTTCCTGCTCGGGGAGGCCGCGGCCTTCGTGAAGGACGGGGACCGGATCTGCGTGGTGATGGGGCAGTGCGGTCCAGAGTGGCAGAAGAACCCGTACCCCTTCTCTTGTGCCATCGATGACCCCAAAAAGCAGACCAAGTTCAAAGGCATGAAGAGCTACATGTCCTACGGcctgacccccaccctcaccaatGTACAAGTCAACCGCAG GTACAAACACTTTGATTGGCTCTATGCGCGGCTGGTGGAGCGGTTCCCGGTCATCTCGGTGCCCCACCTCCCGGAGAAGCAGGCGACGGGGCGCTTTGAGGAGGACTTCATCACCAAGCGGAGGAAGGGCCTCATCTGGTGGATGAACCACATGAGCAGCCACCCGGTGCTGGGCCGCTGCGACGTCTTCCAGCACTTCCTGACCTGCGGGGCAGACGAGAAGGCCTGGAAACTGGGCAAGAGGAGGGCCGAGAGGGACGAGATGGTCGGGGCCAACTTCTTCCTCACCATCAG TCCTCCGGTCGTTCCCCTGGACCTCCAGGAGGTGGAGAGCAAGATCGAGGGCTTCAAGTCTTTCACAAAGCGGCTGGATGAGAACATCGTGGTGGTGAACACTACCATCAACGAGTTCGCCCGCAAGCAGATCACCGGCTTCAAGAAGGAGTACCAGCGCGTGGGTCAGTCCTTCAGGCTGCTGGGCCAGGCCTTTGAGATGGACCAGCAGGCCTACTCCGCAGGCCTCAACCAGGCCCTGGCCTACACCGGGGAGGCCTACGAGACCATCGGGGAATACTTTGCCGAGCAGCCCCGCCAAGACCTTGACCCCATCTCAGACCTGCTGGACCTGTACCGAGGCCACCTGGCCAACTACCCGGACATCATCCACGTGCAGAAAG gAGCTCTGACCAAGGTGAAGGACTGTCAGAAGTCAGACGCCGACCTCCACAACCGCTGCAACATCATCTCGTGCGCCACGCTTGCCGAGGTGCAGCACTTCCACCGCACCCGCGTACGGGACTTCCGCAGCCAGATGCAGCACCACCTCAGCCAGCAGATCCTCTTCTTCCAGAAGATCACCGCCAAGCTGCAGGAGGCCCTGCAGAAGTATGACGAGTAG